A region of the Gallaecimonas mangrovi genome:
AGCGGTCGTACCAGGTTTCGATATGCACATTCTTGGGTAGCTGGCCGTTGTCTCGCCACTGCTGGGCCACCGTTTTGGCCTGGTTTACCGCATCAACCACGTCTGAGGTGCCATCGAGGATAACCTCCAGGCCCACCGCCGGTGCACCGTTAAAACGCGACAAAATTTGCGGGTCGTCTTCCACCCCTTCTCGTATCGAGGCAATTTGGCCCAGGGTGATCAGGGTGCCAGAATCGGTTTGCACCACCGGAATAGCTTCAAAGTCGGCCACGGTACGGGCCTTGTCGACCGCCTTTAACACCAATGTACGGTTACTGGAGCGCAAGCTGCCGGTGAGCGGCGTTTGCGACTCGTTTTTAACGGCGTTTTCCACATCACTGATGGAAATGCCAAAGGCCTGCAATTTTGACTCGTCGATTTCGACGATCATCATTGGGTCGGCTTTGCCGCCAAAGGTCACCTTGTGAATGGCGGCTTTGGAAAGCAAGCTGCGCTTAATGCGTTCGGCCAGGCTTTGCAGCGTGTGCTGGTCGGTATCGCCATAAAGGGTTAGCCAAATGGCGTGGTCTTCACGCTGGGCTTTTTCTATAACAGGCTTTTCAGCATCGGCCGGAAAGTTGGAAATGGCGTCAACCTTGGTTTTAACGTCGGTAAGCAGTGTGGCCAGGTCGTAGTCTGAGGTTTTTTCTATGGTGACCGTTACCCCGGAACCGGTGGATTTCGAAGTAACCCGCTTGATGCCAGACACCCCTTCCAAGGCATCTTCCACTTTCATGGCAATGCCTTCTTCGGCCTGCTTGGCACTACCGGAAGGGTAGCTGACGCTAACGGTGACCTTGCTCGGTGGCAAAGGCGGGAAGGCTTCTTTTCGTAAATTGCCAAAGGCCGCTAAACCCAAACAAATCACCAGCAGCATCAGCAAGTTGGCGGCGACGCTGTTACGGGTGAACCAGGCAATTACCCCAGAGGTTTGACTCATTGGTCACTGGCCTCCATGGGGTTAACGTGCATATCCGGCAGATAGCTATCCAACGGGGCAATAAGAATTTTCCAGCTGTCTTGGGCTGAGGGCGGGCGAATGTATATGTCGCTACCGATCGCAAACTTTACGTCGGCCGGGAATTTACCCAGCAGGTTACCGGCTTTGACGTACCAAATTTCGCCACTGTTAGAGATGGCGGAGGCGGGCACTTTTAACAGGCCATCCACCTGTTTACCGGGCACCAAGCCGGTAACAAAAATGCCGGGCATCAGCGGCTGGGCTTTTTCAAAAGGCGCCTGCACTGCCACCACTAAATTACGTTGGCGGGCGCTGCCGTAGCTGCGCTCTACACGGTTAACCAAGCCTTGCCATTGGCCGTCTCCGGCGGCGTTGATAAGGTTAACCTGGGCACCTAAAAGCTGCGAAGGGTCGGGCAGCTGCGCCCATTGTTCCCCTGAAAGCGGCAAGCTCACTTCCACCCGGTCGGCGCTATACAAGGTGGCAACGGTGCCGCCGGCACTGATGTAACTACCGGGGCTGATATCGCGGCTTACCACTATCGCCTTAAAGGGCGCTTTGATGCGGGTGAGCTCAAGGTTACGCTCGGCTTCAGCCACATCATTCTTGGCGCTGTCATAGGCTGCCTGGGCGGATTGTAGCTGCGGCTTTCTTAACAGCAGCGGCGAGTCAGGCTTACCGGAAAGGCCACTGCGTTGCCATTCGGCCAGCGCTTGCTTACCTTCGCGCTGCTCTTCAAGCAGGCTGACATAACTGCTGCTCTCGCTGGCCTTGGCACTGGCCAGGGCTTGGCGGTATTTAACATCGTTGATTTTGGCCAGTTCACTACCTTTGGTAACGATGGCGCCGGTTTCAAAGTCGCTGGCCAGGCTATCAATAGTCCCCGCCACTTCGCTGGTTAAGGTCAGGCTAAAGTGCGCTTTCACCTCGCCATAGCTTTTTACCTGTGCGGTGTAGCTGTGGGGCTGTACCGTGCTGACGGTTACCCGCGGATACACCACTTCCACTTTTTGTTTGGGCAGTGGCGCGCGGTGTGTCATGGCGTGGCCTATCCAGAAGATAACCAGCAGAAGTACCAATACAGCGGCCGCTGTCACAAGCAGGGCACGGCGGCGGTTGTTCATGAACGATCCTCGGCTTTTGCGGGTAAACCCAGTGCCAGGCCCAGGGTTACGCGGTTAGTCAGTCGTTGGTAATGGGTTTCGATAAGCTGCGCTTTCAGGTTGTAATAGGTGGTTTGGGCGCTAATTAAATCGAAAATATCGGACAGGCCGCTGCGGTAGCGCTCCTGCGTGTTATCCAGGCTTTGTTTGCCGCTTTCTACTGCGTCTTGCAGGTGGCGCTGCTGGCGGCCAAGGGATTGTTCCTGGCCAAGGGCGTCTTCCACCTCTTTAACGGCGTTTTGCAGCACGGAACGGTAGTTCTCAAAGCCTTTTAGGCTGGTCAATTTGGCGGCCTGCAAATTAGCCCTGAGCTTGCCACCTTCATAGAGCGGGGCGGTAATTTGCCCAAGCAGGCTCCAAAGTGGGCTGGTAAATAACGCCTCTGACGGCGTAGTGGCGGTTTGGCTTAACGCCGCACTTAAACTGATAGATGGCAGTAAATCTTTGCGCGCCAATGCTTCATCAAGTTCGGAAGCCCTTAGTGACATCAGCGCTGCGGCAACGTCAGGTCGCCCCGCCAGGGTTTGGTTTGGCATCTTGGCCAGCGGTACCAACACCTCCGGGAAGTGGCTGCCCTGTACTGCGGTCAGCACACTGTTATCGCCCAAATATTGGCGCAGCACTCGGCGGTTAATATCAATATTTTCCTGATATTGCGCCAAGGTTGCCTGCGCCGAATACAGGCTGGTGCGGGCCGTTGCCAGGGCGTCGAGGTTGTCCAGGCCGCTGCGGTAGCGATCGAGGATGAAATCCACGTTGTTCTGATACGCCTTAACCAACTGCTGCTGCACGGTCAGTAGTTGCTTGAGTTCCAGTTGCGCCAGGTAAGTATCAATCACACTGGCCGCCAGGCTGTCGCGAGCGGCAACATAATCCAAGGTGCTGGCACTGGCTGAGGCTGCAGCAGAAGCCGTTTGGTCTGCCAGTTTTCGCCACAGATCCAGCTCCCAGCTAACGCTTAATTCGCTGCTGTAACTGTTAGTTACACTTTTGTTCTCATTTTTACCCCGCTGACCGGAAAAAGCGGCGTCAACGGTGGGTAATTGGTCAGCGCGGCTAACACCGACTTGCGCCCGGGCGATATCCATGGTCAGCCGGGTTTGTTGCAGATTAGGGTTTAAGGCTAAGGCATGATTCACCAGCGCCGCGACCTCGGGCATATCAATCAGCGCCACCAGGCTAACCACCTGCTGAGCCCTTACCGACTGCGGTTCTTGCCAGTTGCTGACATCGCTTGGTTCATTGCGCGCTTTATCTGATAGCGGCTTGGGCGCGGTCGATTGGCAGCCTGCCAAAAGGGCCATCGCCACGACAATAGCTATGCGTCTCATGACTTTCTCGTTGTGATGATAGGCAATGATAAATGGAATCAGGTGGTTAATGCGAGGTTAACTATTTTACGCACGTGCCAGGCACCATATCTGCACTCTGTGACAACCAGACTGTTTCAAGAGCTTGGCCAATACCGAAACAGTGGCGCCAGTGGTCATCACGTCATCAACAATCGCCACGTGTGAAGGTGGCGTTGCGGTCAATCTGTAGGCGTGGTTGAGGTTACGCTGGCGGGCGCTTTTGGTTAGCCCTTGCTGATGGCGGTGAGCGCGAGTGCAGCGCAGCAGATCTGGCGCGGTGTTGATGGCCATGGCCTTTCCCAAATATCGCGCCAGTAACTCCGCTTGGTTAAAGCCCCGCCATAACCGCCGTGACCAATGCATGGGCACCGGTAATAAACACTCTGGCCTATCAACCTGTTGCAGTTTTGCCAGCAGCGGCTGGCAAAGCGCGCTATCAAGCCACCATTGCCGCTGGTACTTAAAGCGATGAATGAAATGGCTAAAGGGCGGTTCATAGGCGAAACCGGCTACTACCTCATCAAAGGGCGGTGGCCGCTGCCGACAGTGTGAGCAAAGCGCAGGCCCAGGTTCGCCACATTGCTTGCAGCGACCAATGGGCCTGACTAAATCCTCGATACAATGGTGGCAAAGCGGTGTGTGACTGGCTTCAAGACAAAGCCAGCAATGCTGTTGAGGCTTGGCCTTCTTGGCGGCGCGCGCTAGGATCTGCGCTAAATCGGAGGTCATGATGTCTACACCTTCCTTGGTGATGTTGCACGGTTGGGGTGTCAACGGTGCGGTTTTTTCTTCCCTGACGCCGTTTCTTGACGGCATAGCGTTAAGCGTGGTCGATTTACCCGGATTTGGCGATGCCGCCGCTGAACCTGGCCATGACCATATCGACAGTCTGGCCCAGGCTGTTGCTGAACGGGTGCCGGAAGATGCCATTTGGCTGGGGTGGTCGTTGGGCGGTTTGGTCGCGACCCAAGCGGCG
Encoded here:
- a CDS encoding efflux RND transporter periplasmic adaptor subunit, whose amino-acid sequence is MNNRRRALLVTAAAVLVLLLVIFWIGHAMTHRAPLPKQKVEVVYPRVTVSTVQPHSYTAQVKSYGEVKAHFSLTLTSEVAGTIDSLASDFETGAIVTKGSELAKINDVKYRQALASAKASESSSYVSLLEEQREGKQALAEWQRSGLSGKPDSPLLLRKPQLQSAQAAYDSAKNDVAEAERNLELTRIKAPFKAIVVSRDISPGSYISAGGTVATLYSADRVEVSLPLSGEQWAQLPDPSQLLGAQVNLINAAGDGQWQGLVNRVERSYGSARQRNLVVAVQAPFEKAQPLMPGIFVTGLVPGKQVDGLLKVPASAISNSGEIWYVKAGNLLGKFPADVKFAIGSDIYIRPPSAQDSWKILIAPLDSYLPDMHVNPMEASDQ
- a CDS encoding efflux transporter outer membrane subunit; amino-acid sequence: MRRIAIVVAMALLAGCQSTAPKPLSDKARNEPSDVSNWQEPQSVRAQQVVSLVALIDMPEVAALVNHALALNPNLQQTRLTMDIARAQVGVSRADQLPTVDAAFSGQRGKNENKSVTNSYSSELSVSWELDLWRKLADQTASAAASASASTLDYVAARDSLAASVIDTYLAQLELKQLLTVQQQLVKAYQNNVDFILDRYRSGLDNLDALATARTSLYSAQATLAQYQENIDINRRVLRQYLGDNSVLTAVQGSHFPEVLVPLAKMPNQTLAGRPDVAAALMSLRASELDEALARKDLLPSISLSAALSQTATTPSEALFTSPLWSLLGQITAPLYEGGKLRANLQAAKLTSLKGFENYRSVLQNAVKEVEDALGQEQSLGRQQRHLQDAVESGKQSLDNTQERYRSGLSDIFDLISAQTTYYNLKAQLIETHYQRLTNRVTLGLALGLPAKAEDRS
- a CDS encoding ComF family protein — protein: MTSDLAQILARAAKKAKPQQHCWLCLEASHTPLCHHCIEDLVRPIGRCKQCGEPGPALCSHCRQRPPPFDEVVAGFAYEPPFSHFIHRFKYQRQWWLDSALCQPLLAKLQQVDRPECLLPVPMHWSRRLWRGFNQAELLARYLGKAMAINTAPDLLRCTRAHRHQQGLTKSARQRNLNHAYRLTATPPSHVAIVDDVMTTGATVSVLAKLLKQSGCHRVQIWCLARA